The Micromonospora sp. Llam0 genome includes a window with the following:
- the pepN gene encoding aminopeptidase N, with protein MRNLTQVEAAERARLLDVTGYDIHLDLSGAGSATDSRVFRSTTTVAFRCTEPGAGTFIEVAADQLHSATLNGQRLDPSGWSAESGLALPELAAENTLVVEADFIYSASGQGLHRSVDPVDGETYLYSQFETADAQRVFACFDQPDLKSVYTWHAVVPAHWRVISNMPVAAEEPAGPETKTVHFAESARMSTYITALCAGPYHEVRRSHDGVDLGYFCRASMAEHLDVDDLHLITAQGFDFFQAQFGVRYPLPKYDQIWVPDFNAGAMENFGAVTHAEAHYIFRSQVTDFEYEQRANTVLHELAHMWFGNLVTMRWWNDLWLNESFAEWASHWCNSEATRFTDAWTTFLSVRKNWGYRQDQLSSTHPVYCEMPDLEAVEVNFDGITYAKGASVLKQLVAYVGLEPFLAGLRTYFQRHAWGNATFDDLLSELESASGRELRKFAAQWLETAQVNTLRPELSVGPDGTYQQVTVLQEAPAGHPTLRTHRIGVGLYDLTDGRLVRRHRVEVDISGERTELTGLAGLPAADVLLLNDDDLSYTKLRLDPASMANVVQHVSAFESSLARALCWAAAWDMVRDGELAARDYVALVLTGLPNETDINLVTATLRQATSTLTFYAEPGWAAQGWADLARTARTALQAAEPGSGFQLAWARSYATAARSDDDLAVLRGWLDGADVVPGLTIDTELRWTVLQSLAANGAATGEQIDVELARDRTASGEREAALARALLPDPANKAAIWAKLTGPDSLPNWQHRALLQGFQHSTQVELTEPYRTAYFDVVGRIWATRDSEPAQEFVMLAYPAYLVSEETVAATDEWLAGEGHPAPLRRLVAEGRDGVVRALTARATDTAAAR; from the coding sequence GTGCGCAATCTGACCCAGGTCGAGGCGGCCGAACGCGCCCGCCTGCTCGACGTGACCGGGTATGACATCCACCTCGACCTGTCCGGCGCCGGCAGCGCAACGGACAGCCGGGTGTTCCGTTCGACGACAACGGTCGCCTTCCGCTGCACCGAGCCCGGAGCAGGCACGTTCATCGAGGTGGCGGCGGACCAGCTGCACTCGGCGACGCTGAACGGCCAGCGACTCGACCCGTCCGGCTGGTCGGCCGAGTCCGGGCTGGCCCTGCCGGAGCTGGCCGCGGAGAACACCCTGGTCGTCGAAGCCGACTTCATCTACTCGGCCAGCGGGCAGGGGCTGCACCGCAGCGTCGACCCGGTCGACGGCGAGACCTACCTGTACAGCCAGTTCGAGACCGCGGACGCGCAGCGGGTGTTCGCCTGCTTCGACCAGCCCGACCTGAAGAGCGTCTACACCTGGCACGCTGTCGTGCCGGCCCACTGGCGGGTCATCTCGAACATGCCGGTGGCCGCCGAGGAGCCGGCCGGGCCGGAGACCAAGACCGTCCACTTCGCCGAGTCGGCGCGGATGAGCACCTATATCACGGCGCTGTGCGCCGGCCCGTACCACGAGGTACGACGCAGCCACGACGGCGTCGACCTGGGCTACTTCTGCCGGGCCAGCATGGCCGAGCACCTCGACGTCGACGACCTGCACCTGATCACCGCGCAGGGTTTCGACTTCTTCCAGGCCCAGTTCGGGGTCCGCTATCCGCTGCCCAAGTACGACCAGATCTGGGTGCCGGACTTCAACGCCGGCGCGATGGAGAACTTCGGCGCGGTCACCCACGCCGAGGCGCACTACATCTTCCGTTCCCAGGTGACCGATTTCGAGTACGAGCAGCGGGCCAACACCGTGCTGCACGAGCTGGCCCACATGTGGTTCGGCAACCTGGTGACCATGCGCTGGTGGAACGACCTGTGGTTGAACGAGTCGTTCGCCGAATGGGCCAGCCACTGGTGCAACTCGGAGGCGACCCGGTTCACCGACGCCTGGACCACCTTCCTCTCGGTCCGCAAGAACTGGGGCTACCGGCAGGACCAGCTCTCCTCCACCCACCCGGTCTACTGCGAGATGCCGGACCTGGAGGCGGTCGAGGTCAACTTCGACGGCATCACGTACGCCAAGGGCGCCAGCGTGCTCAAGCAGCTCGTCGCGTACGTCGGGTTGGAGCCCTTCCTCGCCGGTCTGCGCACCTACTTCCAGCGGCACGCCTGGGGCAACGCCACCTTCGACGACCTGCTCAGCGAGCTGGAATCAGCCTCCGGCCGGGAGCTGCGCAAGTTCGCCGCCCAGTGGTTGGAGACCGCCCAGGTCAACACGCTGCGGCCGGAGCTGTCGGTCGGCCCGGACGGCACCTACCAGCAGGTCACGGTGCTTCAGGAGGCACCGGCCGGGCACCCGACACTGCGTACCCACCGGATCGGGGTCGGCCTCTACGACCTGACCGACGGCCGGCTGGTCCGCCGGCACCGGGTCGAGGTCGACATCAGCGGCGAACGCACCGAGCTGACCGGGTTGGCCGGGCTGCCCGCCGCCGACGTGCTGCTGCTCAACGACGACGACCTGAGCTACACCAAGCTGCGGCTCGACCCGGCGTCGATGGCCAACGTGGTGCAGCACGTCAGCGCGTTCGAGTCGTCGCTGGCCCGGGCGCTGTGCTGGGCGGCAGCCTGGGACATGGTGCGCGACGGGGAGCTCGCCGCCCGCGACTACGTCGCCCTGGTGCTCACCGGGCTGCCCAACGAGACCGACATCAACCTGGTGACCGCGACCCTGCGACAGGCCACCAGCACCCTGACGTTCTACGCCGAGCCGGGCTGGGCGGCGCAGGGCTGGGCCGACCTGGCCCGTACGGCACGGACCGCGCTGCAGGCGGCGGAGCCGGGCAGCGGTTTCCAGCTGGCCTGGGCGCGCAGCTACGCCACGGCGGCCCGCTCCGACGACGACCTGGCGGTGCTGCGTGGCTGGCTCGACGGGGCGGACGTGGTGCCAGGGTTGACCATCGACACCGAGCTGCGCTGGACGGTGCTGCAGTCGCTGGCCGCCAACGGTGCCGCCACCGGGGAGCAGATCGACGTGGAGCTGGCCCGGGACCGGACCGCCAGCGGTGAGCGGGAGGCGGCGCTGGCCCGCGCGCTGCTGCCGGATCCGGCCAACAAGGCCGCCATCTGGGCGAAGCTGACCGGGCCGGACAGCCTGCCGAACTGGCAGCACCGGGCGTTGCTGCAGGGTTTCCAGCACTCGACGCAGGTGGAACTGACCGAGCCGTACCGGACGGCGTACTTCGATGTGGTGGGCCGGATCTGGGCCACCCGGGACAGCGAGCCGGCGCAGGAGTTCGTCATGCTGGCCTACCCGGCGTACCTGGTCTCCGAGGAGACCGTCGCGGCGACGGACGAGTGGCTGGCCGGCGAGGGGCACCCGGCTCCGCTGCGCCGGCTGGTCGCCGAGGGCCGCGACGGGGTGGTCCGGGCGTTGACCGCACGGGCCACCGACACGGCCGCCGCCCGCTGA
- a CDS encoding DUF1015 family protein yields MTVVHPISRAWITTGETGAQNYDEFADDAEITTIIEANPRSALAVEMPHRAPDSLGRSFLDCLPAAARRLGEARADGSYTPAEQVAVLYRITEPASDAAAYGLFVMVDTDQISTSADEPGLVIRNEDVFIAKVRERVALAEAVGHLLSPVLLLQTGRGDELHAALAAAVDAAGAPAATDLDQAGRTHAIWPVGPGELQQRLCALAGGGELVVADGNHRSLAAQTGGLSRFLAVVTTPASVAIQPYNRLVSELTLSPDETLAGLRDAGATVTALDGAPTVPASGGEVRLYLAGRGYQVTLPAAGGDRVDNLDHALVERVLLRGVLGLDPGDKRITYVGGDYPASWLTGEVDAGRAELAVLIAPVTVDDFVAVNLARQKLPRKSTWFTPKARGGLVLAEIG; encoded by the coding sequence ATGACGGTCGTTCACCCGATTTCCCGCGCCTGGATCACCACCGGTGAGACCGGTGCGCAGAACTACGACGAGTTCGCCGACGACGCCGAGATCACCACGATCATCGAGGCGAATCCCCGTAGCGCGCTGGCGGTGGAGATGCCGCACCGGGCGCCGGACAGCCTCGGCCGGTCGTTTCTCGACTGCCTGCCGGCGGCCGCCCGACGGCTCGGCGAGGCCCGGGCCGACGGCAGCTACACGCCGGCCGAGCAGGTCGCCGTGCTCTACCGGATCACCGAGCCGGCCAGCGACGCGGCTGCGTACGGCCTGTTCGTGATGGTCGACACCGACCAGATCTCCACCAGCGCCGACGAACCGGGCCTGGTGATCCGCAACGAGGACGTGTTCATCGCCAAGGTCCGGGAGCGGGTCGCGTTGGCCGAGGCGGTCGGGCATCTGCTCTCCCCGGTGCTGCTGCTGCAGACCGGACGCGGCGACGAACTGCATGCCGCGCTCGCCGCGGCGGTCGATGCCGCCGGCGCGCCGGCCGCGACCGATCTGGACCAGGCCGGCCGTACCCACGCGATCTGGCCGGTCGGTCCGGGAGAACTGCAGCAGCGGCTCTGCGCGTTGGCCGGTGGCGGTGAGCTGGTCGTCGCGGACGGCAACCACCGCAGTCTGGCCGCGCAGACCGGCGGCCTGTCCCGGTTCTTGGCCGTGGTCACCACCCCCGCGTCGGTGGCCATCCAGCCGTACAACCGGCTGGTCAGCGAGCTGACCTTGAGCCCGGACGAGACGCTGGCCGGGCTGCGGGACGCCGGCGCGACGGTGACCGCGCTCGACGGTGCGCCGACGGTTCCGGCTTCCGGCGGCGAGGTACGGCTCTACCTGGCCGGACGCGGCTACCAGGTCACCCTGCCGGCCGCCGGCGGTGACCGGGTGGACAACCTCGACCATGCCCTGGTGGAGCGGGTGCTGCTGCGCGGTGTGCTCGGCCTCGACCCGGGCGACAAACGGATCACCTACGTCGGCGGCGACTATCCGGCCAGCTGGCTCACCGGCGAGGTCGACGCCGGTCGGGCCGAGCTGGCCGTGCTGATCGCCCCGGTCACCGTCGACGATTTCGTCGCGGTGAACCTGGCCCGGCAGAAGCTGCCCCGCAAGAGCACCTGGTTCACCCCGAAGGCGCGCGGCGGCCTGGTGCTGGCCGAGATCGGCTGA
- a CDS encoding GNAT family N-acetyltransferase, which yields MDALLPIRAGVPQDFDPVMELLLAAFHQNPDPDLHHVEQGVFEPDRSLVVTDGDRVVGHAGAYTRELTVPGAVLPAAHVTLVAVAPTDRRRGLLTRLMHRQLRQLRDGGEPVAVLWASEGRIYPRYGYGMAAQRLELDVDLRETRVLDPAGPGAGADPSAGPGIGPGVGSLRVGDPGQLRPDLAAVYERLRPGRPGWSGRNDRWWRYVLADSPARQSGQTALRVVLHDGPTGPDGYALWRTVSDWDARGPKGRVRVIEAVAGSVDAYRALWRFLTGIDLSRALSFRFATLDEPLFQLVDEPRQLGAALADSLWVRLVDVAAALSARRYAAGVDVVVDVTDPLLPENSGRWRLTGDREQARCVPTDEPADLACGVADLAAVYLGGPSLRSLADAGRVRELRHGAVAEANTAFGWDRAPAGIEIF from the coding sequence ATGGATGCACTGCTTCCGATCCGGGCCGGCGTGCCGCAGGACTTCGACCCAGTGATGGAGCTGCTGCTGGCGGCCTTCCACCAGAACCCGGACCCGGACCTGCACCACGTCGAGCAGGGCGTCTTCGAGCCGGACCGGTCGCTGGTGGTCACCGACGGCGACCGGGTGGTTGGGCACGCGGGGGCGTACACCAGGGAGTTGACCGTGCCCGGCGCGGTGCTGCCCGCCGCCCACGTCACCCTGGTCGCGGTCGCCCCGACCGACCGTCGGCGCGGGCTGCTGACCCGGCTGATGCACCGCCAGCTGCGCCAACTGCGCGACGGCGGCGAACCGGTCGCGGTGCTGTGGGCCAGCGAGGGCCGCATCTACCCGCGGTACGGCTACGGAATGGCCGCCCAGCGGCTGGAGCTGGATGTCGACCTGCGGGAAACCCGGGTGCTCGACCCGGCCGGCCCTGGCGCGGGTGCCGACCCGTCCGCTGGCCCTGGCATCGGCCCTGGCGTCGGGTCGCTACGCGTCGGCGACCCCGGGCAGCTGCGGCCCGACCTGGCGGCGGTGTACGAGCGGCTGCGCCCCGGTCGCCCCGGCTGGTCCGGCCGAAACGACCGATGGTGGCGGTACGTGCTGGCCGACAGCCCGGCCCGCCAGTCCGGGCAGACCGCGCTGCGGGTGGTGCTGCACGACGGTCCGACCGGCCCGGACGGCTACGCCCTGTGGCGCACGGTCAGCGACTGGGACGCCCGTGGGCCGAAGGGCCGGGTACGGGTGATCGAGGCGGTGGCCGGCAGCGTCGACGCATACCGGGCCCTGTGGCGGTTCCTCACCGGCATCGACCTCAGCCGGGCGCTCTCCTTCCGGTTCGCGACGCTGGACGAGCCGCTGTTCCAGCTGGTCGACGAGCCCCGGCAACTCGGTGCCGCGCTCGCCGACAGCCTCTGGGTGCGGCTGGTCGACGTCGCGGCGGCACTGTCCGCCCGCCGGTACGCCGCCGGAGTCGACGTGGTGGTCGACGTCACCGATCCGCTGCTGCCGGAGAACTCCGGCCGCTGGCGACTGACCGGCGACCGGGAACAGGCCCGCTGCGTACCCACCGACGAGCCGGCGGACCTGGCCTGCGGGGTGGCCGACCTGGCGGCGGTGTACCTGGGCGGCCCGTCGCTGCGGTCGCTGGCCGACGCCGGCCGGGTACGCGAGCTGCGCCACGGTGCGGTGGCCGAGGCCAACACCGCGTTCGGCTGGGACCGTGCCCCCGCCGGCATCGAGATCTTCTGA
- a CDS encoding ribose-5-phosphate isomerase — protein MRVYLAADHAGYELKVHLVNHLAKQGYEVTDVGPHEFDPDDDYPAFCLHAGTRVVADPGSLAVVIGGSGNGEQIAANKVPGVRAALAWNLETAQLARTHNDANVVAIGARQHTLDEATTLVEAFLATGFSGNDRHARRIAQVAAYEVDRELPALP, from the coding sequence ATGCGCGTCTACCTGGCAGCCGACCACGCCGGCTACGAGCTCAAGGTGCATCTGGTCAACCACCTCGCCAAGCAGGGGTACGAGGTGACCGACGTCGGGCCGCACGAGTTCGACCCGGACGACGACTACCCGGCGTTCTGCCTGCATGCCGGAACCCGGGTGGTCGCCGACCCGGGCAGCCTCGCAGTGGTGATCGGCGGCTCCGGCAACGGCGAGCAGATCGCCGCCAACAAGGTGCCCGGGGTGCGGGCGGCCCTGGCCTGGAACCTGGAGACCGCGCAGCTGGCGCGCACCCACAACGACGCCAACGTCGTCGCGATCGGCGCCCGCCAGCACACCCTCGACGAGGCGACCACGCTGGTGGAGGCGTTCCTGGCCACCGGTTTCTCCGGCAACGACCGGCACGCCCGCCGGATCGCCCAGGTCGCCGCGTACGAGGTCGACCGGGAGTTGCCCGCGCTGCCCTGA
- a CDS encoding DsbA family protein: MSDRQTVDMYFDPLCPWAWITSRWLLEVEQVRPVDVRFRVMSLAVLNEGRDLPENYRKLLDGAWGAVRVAVAVQQDHDDAAVRALYTALGNRIHLEKQPTGPELYTAALTEVGLDPALAAAADDPAWDGPLRASHAAGMAPVGMDVGTPVIHAPGPEGAGPVAFFGPVITPVPRGEAAGRLWDGVLLVAGTPGFYELKRSREVDPTFD, translated from the coding sequence ATGTCCGACCGTCAGACCGTGGACATGTACTTCGATCCGTTGTGCCCGTGGGCCTGGATCACTTCGCGTTGGTTGTTGGAGGTCGAACAGGTCAGGCCGGTCGACGTCCGGTTTCGGGTGATGAGCCTGGCCGTCCTCAACGAGGGCCGCGACCTGCCGGAGAACTACCGGAAACTGCTCGACGGGGCCTGGGGGGCGGTCCGGGTCGCCGTCGCGGTCCAGCAGGACCACGACGACGCCGCGGTACGGGCGCTCTACACCGCGTTGGGCAACCGGATCCACCTGGAGAAGCAGCCGACCGGACCGGAGCTCTACACCGCCGCGTTGACCGAGGTCGGGCTGGACCCGGCGCTGGCCGCCGCCGCCGACGATCCGGCCTGGGACGGTCCGCTGCGAGCCAGCCACGCCGCCGGGATGGCCCCGGTCGGGATGGACGTCGGTACGCCGGTGATCCACGCCCCGGGCCCGGAGGGGGCCGGCCCGGTCGCGTTCTTCGGCCCGGTGATCACCCCGGTGCCGCGCGGGGAGGCCGCAGGCCGGCTCTGGGACGGTGTGCTGCTGGTCGCCGGGACGCCGGGATTCTACGAGCTGAAGCGGTCCCGCGAGGTGGATCCCACGTTCGACTGA